In Drosophila miranda strain MSH22 chromosome XR, D.miranda_PacBio2.1, whole genome shotgun sequence, the genomic window TGATCATTTTGAATCCCCCCCACGTCTTCCCCCACAActataacaacaacaactgtacaacaacaacacaacaacaacaaccacaaatGAAAACCGAATCGAAAAAATGTGTGCAAAACCGAACCGAAAAACTGAAATGTTAGGTCCATGAACGCCAAACCGCCCGAATGCGCACCCGCTCCGAGTGGTTCCTGGGGCCTCGGGATGCGGTCGTCTCACTGCAGATGCCGGCGGACACGTGCAGCGACTGCTGccttgccgccgccgctgGTTACTTGGGTGGCGGCAGCACCCGGGACATGCGCCAGGCCCATGCGGACGGGGACCGGAACCAGGCGGCGCTGCTCTATCACTTCTATcgcaggcagcagcaggagcatgAATCCCCACAGGAGCAGCTCTGGGGCGACATGATGGACACCGAAGATAGCTACGGCCATCAgagggagcagcagcagcagcagcagcaacaacatatACATTCCAAAGGCCTTCTAAGGCCCCCCCAGCAGCATCCGCACtcgcatctgcatctgcatccacaacagcagcagccccgtCGCCTGCTGCTTGATGTCAATTCGGGTAGTTATAACGCTGGACTCACCAACACTAACAGCAGCGACCACCTGGCGGTGCCCAGACACGCCTTCTCTCTACACGAACCGCTCAACCATTCATGCTACTACTCGACACAATGCTTgaccagcagcaccaccaacCGACCTGCCACCGCTGCTGCGGTTGTTGTTCTGGCTGAGGAGGACAGCGACTGCGATTCGTTGGATGGGGGCCGGCTCCACACACTGCAGGCCCATGAGCTGCAGCAGCACAAGGAGCCGCGCcagtcgctgctgctgttgcgccACTCCACGCCCATGTCTATGCCACGACAGCTTCATCGTcagcgacagcggcagcagcagcggcagcgactgGTCAGCAACAGCTCCTCACTGTATCAATCCTTTGAGGAGCAGTCCTCCACCACAATGCCCCTTTCCCGGCGTAATGTCAGTCGGctcagcaacaacaacagcagcagcaacggcaacaacacgagcagtaacaacaacaactttgCCACTGTCATTTTCAATGTTTTagattttttgttttaaaaaaGAAGAGGATAAGGAGAGAAACAAAAATGGAATGTCTTGTGTTTTGTGGCTACCAATTGCATCCATTTGAATCCATTCGAAGATAATGACTTTTGCTTATGACCATACTAATGCTATATGTACattcatatatacatacattcatacatacatacatacatttaaACGATCCAGAAATcgaaaattaatttatttatatttgttGTGTGTTACTTCGGAGGAATTAAAAAAATGCCACGGACATGCAATCCATGTGGAGTTGAACGTTTATTCGAATGGAAGCCAACAAGTCGGAGAAAATAAATCATATCCTGGGCTTCTCTTTACATAAACCGATTTCCCGTACATGTTAACCGATTTCCCCGTTGCAAGCAATTTTCGAGTATTGAATAACACTTACTTGCAACCGTATTACTTAATTTTGTAATTTACTATTTAAAAATTGGTTTTAATTTAgttgtttaatttattattCTGTTTAAACATTGTGTAATGTTTTAAGGAGTTTCCTTGTCTGTGTATGTAGCGATCACTTCCAttattttttgctttttgtgtgtttgctttttttattaataaattaatgtatttatttatactGTGTATACCAAAAGCAGAAACTTTGAAAGCTTTTTGTGTTGTTTTATATGTGGCACACTTtataaacacacacatacatatgtacaccaatatattgtaattattgtggTTTTTAAAAATTTGTTTTGTGTACTAACCAAGTTTTGTGTCTCTTCGCTTGTTCTCGGATTTTTGTTCAAATGAGTCTTCGTTTCTGTGTTGTTTTCGGATCGCCCCAAACATAACCAACCAGCAATCACGGCAGCaacaatcaaatcaatcatTACGACGGCAACTTGCATTGCAACCGCCACAAGAACAAGCAACAATCTTTTATTTCCTGTCGCTGAATCAAACGATACTGATCAATAAATATTATTTTCCTCTCTTCTCTGTCCCTGCTCTAACTCGATCAGTTGGCAACATCCGTTTGAGTAACAGCGCCGAGTCCATACAGTATGCCTCCCGTCGTCCCCATGCCAGCAACGTCAACTCCAGTCTCGGCGGCCAGCACAATCCCACACGGCGCCTGCTCATTAATGTGCCACGCCAGTACCGATCCTCGCTGCGACGGAACAAGGAGAAGCAGATCGGCGGCAATAGTCAGAGCAACAGTAGCAATAGCCTGGGCAGTGATCAGTTGACCGCCGGATCTGGACCGGGAATAGGGACATCAGCCAGCGTAAATCAGGCACTGAACAGGCCGCTTCTGATGGTGGGCCTTTTGCCGGCCGCCGAGCAGCCGTCGTCGGTGCGGAATTCCATAGCAGAGTGTGGCGGCAGTGATGGAAACGGCGTCAGGATGGACACACTGGAGCACCAGCTGGGTGTCGAGTGCAGCACTACACTGAGCTTCAAACCGCCCCGGCTGTAACAGGAACAGGAATAGGAACAGGCACAGGAATAGGAACAGGACTAGCAACAAGATAAGAATCAGGGGGAGGATTAGGACAACGACACCGACACCGATACCGATACCGACACCTCATCCCCTCAACAGCTACAACTAGGTTTAGGTCTAACGATTTTAAATTGAAACTTTACATtagaaaatacaaattttttttatatatgtatgtatgtatgcatctGTGCGTATGTATACTTCCAACTTaagcacatatgtacatgcatacatcTCATATATTagataatgataattatatatatttattgtgTATGCAAGAAAAGGCTGATTTTCTTTAGTTAAACAAACCAACAAAACTGGAAGCAAAACCAATATCTACTATAACTGAAACTAACAATACATTGCAAAAAATTGCCAAATTTTAGTGAACGTTCATTTTGTTTGTAAATTGATTGATTCGATTCTGATATTCTGTTGTTACCAAAAGGAAACTCACTGAAACTTAATCATTGTCAAACGAATACTTTACACCTGATCGCAAACCGAAACAACGACGCAAGAAGCATGTCTAAACTACTCGtatagatacatacatatatcatctGAACAATCGAGCCAGTCGATTTCGTGACTGGCTCTCCTAACTGAATATAATTCCAATATTATAATGTCTAAGCTCTTCAAATCGAATTAAATCAATTGAATGAAGCTCCTCAAAACTCAATCAAAAGCCACATAACAGATTTACATACATTTTTGATACGAATAAGTGAGAAAAGCAGAGCAAACAAATCGAATATATATTTTACCTCTATAATAATTCTTGAAAGGATTATAACAACATATGTTAGCATTTAAATCTGAATAAGCGTTTTCAAATTATACTTGTAACTGCTTAACGAGAACAATGTGTAATGCCAATATTTGAATTTTGTCATCGTTTATATATTGCTATGTgtacaaacatacatatatacacaatatacatacatatgtaggtgtCTGTGTGTCAAAGAGACATGCAATAcatttatttatgtacataagtATTATACGATTTGATGGCACTGCTCCACCGCGGAACAATCAAATAGAtacaacaaccacaaccacaagaacaacaacaaaaacaacaaccaaGATAATTCCATGCTGTATAGAACTCAGCGAATCCTCTACGACTAGTAGTAGTTTTAGATCAAAACCAAGTATGCGGTTCATGGCAAGTCCCCCTGGACTGCTCACATCAAAAAATTCCACTTGCCCTCTCTCTAGCTTGAAGAACTTTTCAAACACAATGAAAAATTCTTTATAATGTTAAAAAGAGAGATGAGATGTAACATTTTCCTCGCTGTGTTTGGCCACTATGTGTGTGTTGATTTGAATTTACGTAGACTTATTGTTGGTTAAAGAAGcggaaaattaaaaaataatttcTTTGGCCTCTTCATACATAGTATGAAACGTTCCATtatatttatacatatgtacaatataAACTTAGAGCGCTAAACATTGCCGAAAACAAAGGAATGAGAAATCCAAAAAACACCAATTTGTTGATTAggctaaaaaaaaacaacctaTGATATCCACATCATTTTTATTGCTGTGTATGGTAGGCTATAAGCTATAAAATATACAATCTATGTGTATATGGATGTATAAATCTTACAGAGTACGAATCGGAGTGAAGTACATTCATTAGCCactaaatataattaaatatgtattatataaattgtatTGTTAATGATAGGAGGGATacagatatacatacatatatgctacGTAAGTGTACAGGATCTGCTCCATAAAATTTCAATCTGAAAAGATTCGAATAGATTTCtcaaatattttttatatatatttttttcttctttctaTTTTGATTTCGTGAAAGTTGCACCTAATATCCCGTAcacaaaaaagaaagagaaaagaaTCATACATATAATGTAACTAATTATTGAATGGGAAAAATAAACATTTAAATTGCATACAACTTGCGGGCGCGTCTTGCTTAAGTTCTCTCCTAAATGCTATCCTTAAGAACACATATTTGGTTATTTTGATTTGGTTAGATCTCTTAGCTGTATAGAGCCCTATCCACTATGATTCCGTGTTCGATGAGAAAACTTTCGACGTCGGAGGCAAAAAAGTCGTCGCTCAGATCGTCGGTTAAGCGCACAAAGTTTCCAACTACCGCCTGGGCTTTGTACACCAACAGGGCGGGAAGTCCTTTTGTACGGAAGTCCCTGCTCATTCCGGCCACAGAGCTACATATTTTGGCAAACTTAATGGACGGATAATCGCTGGCCAAGCTTTCAAGGCACTTGTTAAGCGTACTGCAGGCCGCCAGGCTTTTCTCATAGATGTGTATGATGATTGTCGTGTGCTTGTTCTCCTGCTCCACGCAGGCCAGAAACTCCCCGTGGGTGCTCAGTTGCTGCACCTTTCCGAACTGTTGATTGTGTCCCGTTTGACGGAGCATTTCGGCCATTCGTTGCTTCTGGTACTGTTGCAAGAAGTCTTCGCTCATCAGCTCCGACAGTTCGTCGTCCAATTCCTCCTGACGCTTGCGCTCCTCATCTTCAGCGGTTGTGGCCGTAGTCATGCTCAGTTTTTTGGCCAGGGCCAGACGTTGACGCTCCGTTTCATCGCGACGCTCGGCTTCCAGTTGCTTGAAACGCTGCCAATCCTTGACAACACCCTTGGGTCCGGTATTGGTGGATCCTTGTTGACGAAAGCCCCCCGCAGGAGCTGCATCCGGATCCGTGTTAATAGTCAGGCCTCCTGCGGCTCCTTTCCTGCCTGCATCTTTCTCATCATCACCATCGTGGTCATTGTCTTCGCcctcgctgctgctgcaataGTACTCCAGCTTCTCTCCTAATAATTTATCCTCCAAAGTGGCCATGGCGTAATGTTTGtgattttaattgaattagaGAACTTATAGGGATGATAAAACATATATTTTGTTATATTTCCTGAACCAGATGGTGCAAATGAACCGATATCGATTTATGTTTAGAACGCTTTAAGGTGATtgcactaaccatacagtgtATAGATGTATCAGTTCATACAAGGAAAACGTACCCACAGAATTTTCTGCGGCATCTCCCAGGGTGCCTAGGCGTTCGGCTGGAACCGGCTTACTCGAATACATTTAAATGCGCTGCTGGGCTGACTTTGGACGTGTCGCGACCAAAAGAGAGTCGAACGCTACATCTCCCATCAAAgctaatttaattttaattaaattttttttgatATTTAAAAACATTGCATGTATCGATTAACAAAACTCGTTCCATGAACCAGTTCACCCCCATTAACGTACGCTATTATTAGTTCATTCATCGATACATTCATCGATACTGTGGTACATCGATACCAAGCGAATTGCAATTTCCTACCGttaaatttaatattttattttatgcgTTTTGCGAATTACACTAAAGATTTTAGCCaatttgtctggcacattgaaTTGGTGCATTATCTGTTCCATACTGTTGAAATCCGCTTTTTCCAATTCGTCGCATGAATCATCCGATCCTGAATCATCGGCCAGCGCCAATCGTTCAGCAAACGACACAATGCCGCACCAGGCACGAAAGTCCAACTCAACGGTTCCTTTCTGGTCATGCCCATACCCCAGCATATTGAGAGTATTACGAACATTTTTCTCGGTTCCGTGAAACTCTAGAACATCCTCGAGAGCTTGAGGCAAGCTCTGCCAGAGTAGTGTGCGCTCATTGTACCTATATTCCGTCAGAGCCATGTCATCAATGCCCATGGCGGGCAGGTCGCTCTCCGGCTCTTCGCAACGGCTCAAATATTTAAGAAAGACGCGCTTGTAGAGCTGCTTACGCTGCTGGGAGACCCACACGTATTTGCTCAAGTAATCCCATGGGGTCATGGCTGGGGAGGACTCAAGTTAGATGGAGTTGGGTTCAAAGGGTTTATCTCTAACCGACCGTTTATCACGGAGAGATCCATGGGCACATCGAACCTTGTGGCCGATTTGGAGAACTTGCGTGGCATCTTAGACGTACTTTCGGCGGAGTGATTATCCTCAGCGGCCTTTTGAACAATCTTGTGCTTGGGGGGCATATACTTGATGGCTTCTCTTAGAGCACGATTGAGCTATAGACAAAATAAACGTGTATATATGGACCTGCATAGGTAGCACAACAAgtattgtatgtacatacatatcgGCCAAAAGTATTCTCTATCAAATCGACATCCAAATCGGTTTTCAGGGCCTGAAAGGCCTCGTCTGTGAGGAAACTTCCCTTCAGGAGGATCGGCTCCCGTTCACTCTCTCGCTTATCCTTTGGCAGCAGACTCACCGAATTGGGAATCAGACTGGGTCTAGTGCTGGGATTGAGTGAGTCTGGTCCCAGGGCGGCTACTTGTGTCTCCGGATCCTCGCTCAAGTGAAAGGTGGTGGTGGCTAAAGGGAAGTACGCTCTGAAAATAACACACACTATGGATTCCCCGACTGGATGCACATACCCTGAGTTGGCTTTAACTTTTTGCGCTTTTTGCCCCTGCGCACATCCTCGTCGCTCAATTCGTGCTCATTGATGCAGGTCTTGGGCTCGCCCTCCAGCCCACCGATGGGATCCACTCCTGGTGCTAGGTTGGCAGTGGCCAGAGATGACTTGGGTCGCTGCTCGTTGGACTGCTGTCGCCTGGGCCTCTTGTCCTCATGGGCATTGGCCCCGGCGCTTCTGGGCTTTTTATCCTCCTCCAAGCCGCTCTGGGTGAGCTCCGAGCTGGGCTTCCAGTACAGCGTCTCCTGGGAGTGCGATCGCCTGAGATCCAATATGATTTTCTTTCTCTTGATGTTCTCGTGCTTGCCCCATTCGGGAGTGATGCAACGACGGTAAAAGGAGCCAGCACTGGTCCTTGTGTGGATACTGGTCACCGTTGGAGTTGGCGTCATTGGACGGGAATCCGTCTCAGCATAGCGCCGGAATAGATCTTCGGGGATGTTGTCCGTTTCGTGCGGCTCTAGCTGGTCTTCATCAGCCACTTTCCCTGGCTTTTCCTTGCCACACTGGGGATTTTTTCCTTCGATGGCCAGAGATGTTTTCAATTGATTTATGACATCCTTCACACCGGATGGCGCTG contains:
- the LOC108150879 gene encoding phosducin-like protein, which encodes MATLEDKLLGEKLEYYCSSSEGEDNDHDGDDEKDAGRKGAAGGLTINTDPDAAPAGGFRQQGSTNTGPKGVVKDWQRFKQLEAERRDETERQRLALAKKLSMTTATTAEDEERKRQEELDDELSELMSEDFLQQYQKQRMAEMLRQTGHNQQFGKVQQLSTHGEFLACVEQENKHTTIIIHIYEKSLAACSTLNKCLESLASDYPSIKFAKICSSVAGMSRDFRTKGLPALLVYKAQAVVGNFVRLTDDLSDDFFASDVESFLIEHGIIVDRALYS
- the LOC108150953 gene encoding uncharacterized protein LOC108150953 gives rise to the protein MSGTTRTGLVPTPKRHVKFFKRRKNYHADDSRMLRFEAIPMPLSLRPFGGLFNPFAKGCSVLCNHPAPSGVKDVINQLKTSLAIEGKNPQCGKEKPGKVADEDQLEPHETDNIPEDLFRRYAETDSRPMTPTPTVTSIHTRTSAGSFYRRCITPEWGKHENIKRKKIILDLRRSHSQETLYWKPSSELTQSGLEEDKKPRSAGANAHEDKRPRRQQSNEQRPKSSLATANLAPGVDPIGGLEGEPKTCINEHELSDEDVRRGKKRKKLKPTQATTTFHLSEDPETQVAALGPDSLNPSTRPSLIPNSVSLLPKDKRESEREPILLKGSFLTDEAFQALKTDLDVDLIENTFGRYLNRALREAIKYMPPKHKIVQKAAEDNHSAESTSKMPRKFSKSATRFDVPMDLSVINAMTPWDYLSKYVWVSQQRKQLYKRVFLKYLSRCEEPESDLPAMGIDDMALTEYRYNERTLLWQSLPQALEDVLEFHGTEKNVRNTLNMLGYGHDQKGTVELDFRAWCGIVSFAERLALADDSGSDDSCDELEKADFNSMEQIMHQFNVPDKLAKIFSVIRKTHKIKY